One Coraliomargarita parva DNA segment encodes these proteins:
- a CDS encoding ComF family protein, giving the protein MNGRLKQIFHAAADLVFPRSCVHCSEAIEDSPLQFLCRRCSRELFLAVPPACSTCGYPFFGQLAGPKTCPHCAELAPVFDEGKTLFLAKGPGRSLIHELKYHQGFYVLSDLIRLTEQVPGYLDYFKDACLVPVPLHPAKERERGFNQGERIAHTLAARAGGTTRVESLLERIQFTGTQTRLARNERHRNVKNAFALKPDAVLIPETHYILIDDVFTTGATLNACASVLRQAGARRIKVLTIGHG; this is encoded by the coding sequence ATGAACGGACGGCTCAAGCAGATTTTCCATGCCGCGGCCGACCTCGTCTTTCCCCGCAGCTGCGTCCATTGCTCGGAAGCGATCGAGGACTCGCCCCTCCAGTTCCTCTGCCGTCGCTGCAGCCGGGAATTGTTCCTGGCCGTCCCGCCCGCCTGCAGCACCTGTGGCTATCCCTTCTTCGGCCAGCTGGCAGGCCCCAAAACCTGTCCCCATTGTGCGGAACTGGCGCCGGTATTCGACGAGGGAAAGACCTTGTTCCTGGCCAAAGGACCGGGCCGCAGCCTGATCCACGAGCTCAAGTACCACCAAGGCTTCTACGTACTATCGGACCTTATACGCCTCACGGAGCAGGTCCCCGGCTATCTCGATTATTTTAAGGACGCCTGCCTCGTGCCGGTGCCCTTGCACCCCGCGAAGGAAAGGGAAAGAGGGTTCAATCAAGGGGAGCGGATTGCCCATACCCTCGCCGCCCGGGCAGGCGGCACAACCCGGGTCGAATCCCTGCTCGAACGCATCCAGTTTACAGGGACTCAGACCCGGTTGGCCCGGAATGAGCGTCACAGGAACGTAAAAAATGCCTTTGCTTTGAAGCCCGATGCGGTTCTAATTCCTGAAACTCACTACATCCTCATCGACGACGTCTTTACAACCGGTGCCACGCTCAATGCCTGCGCCAGCGTCCTTCGACAAGCCGGCGCCCGACGCATCAAAGTCCTCACCATCGGCCACGGCTAG